The following DNA comes from Puniceicoccaceae bacterium.
GGAGGAGGATTTGACGCCGGATCAGGTTCTCAATCAGGCAAAAATGTATGTTGCGGTCTGTCGCATGGCGGATGAGTTTGGCTGTGATGCGGTTGGGATACAGTACCAACAGGGTCTCAAGGACATGTGTTGTGCCTCAGATTTGGTGGAAGGGTTGCTCAATGACACGATTCGGCCCCCGGTGCATAATGCAAAGGGTGAGGTGATTCGGAGTGGTCGTGCGATCCTGCATTTTAACGAGGTCGATGAATGCGCGGGACTTGATGCACTTCTGATTGAGCGAGTGCATCGAGCACTCCATCAACCGGTGGAAACCACGTTGCATGATCTGCGATGGGGGGATTGGGACTCAAGCGGCACGGTACAGGATTATGTCTGGGTATTTGAAATCAGCGGAGCGGCACCCGCTTCTCATCACATAGGCGGCTATGCGGGTTCTACTGGCGAACGACAGCCAGCAATGTATTTTCCAAAGGGAGGCTCCACGCTCAAGGGCATTGCCCGTCCCGGTGAGATTGTTTGGAGTCGCATCTTTGTTGCGCAGGGTCAACTGCACCTGGACATTGGAAGGGCAAGGGTGGTTGAGTTGCCCGAGCGGGAAACGCAGCGTCGTTGGCATGCAACGACCCCGCAGTGGCCAATCATGCATGCTGTGCTTCAGGGGATAAGCCGGGACCAAATGATGGCCCGCCACAAATCCAACCACATTCAGGTGGTGTACGCCACGGATGCAGAAGCGGCGGATCGCTGTCTGCGCACAAGGGCAGCATTTGCGCATCAGCTGGGGATTCAGGTGCACCTTTGTGGGGTTACACTCTGAACCCGACGTTTTAGGATTTTCGTATCACTGTGTTGTTTGTTTCAGGGTGAACAAACGGGGCTGGAACAGTGGGTGTTCCAGCCC
Coding sequences within:
- a CDS encoding L-fucose/L-arabinose isomerase family protein → MKIYLVASGDSRLSANQKCWPAQLEMENQLCDLIADMGHDLLRAHAYDPVERHGFLCSQRQGMDVFASMDPDIPVIVAESVWQYSHHVLPGLSTHRGPILTLANWSGTWPGLVGMLNLNGSLTKANISYSTLWAEDFRSEDFRSALQAWLQDGTYEHQTPHVSPFLPDRVEPELVSVAARLAEELIRRKAIMGVFDEGCMGMFNAIIPDELLHATGVFKERLSQSALLAAMEQVSDVEAEEVVAWLEARKFKFCYGSNPEEDLTPDQVLNQAKMYVAVCRMADEFGCDAVGIQYQQGLKDMCCASDLVEGLLNDTIRPPVHNAKGEVIRSGRAILHFNEVDECAGLDALLIERVHRALHQPVETTLHDLRWGDWDSSGTVQDYVWVFEISGAAPASHHIGGYAGSTGERQPAMYFPKGGSTLKGIARPGEIVWSRIFVAQGQLHLDIGRARVVELPERETQRRWHATTPQWPIMHAVLQGISRDQMMARHKSNHIQVVYATDAEAADRCLRTRAAFAHQLGIQVHLCGVTL